A region of Dehalococcoidales bacterium DNA encodes the following proteins:
- a CDS encoding DsrE/DsrF/DrsH-like family protein — protein sequence MVRASIERGLKTGGIQSLESQLTDARILELKLYACPNAMAALNITAAELVDEVDRVMGLTAFLKIAGTSTINWYI from the coding sequence GTGGTACGCGCCAGTATCGAACGCGGCCTGAAAACGGGCGGTATCCAGTCGCTGGAAAGCCAGCTCACCGATGCCAGGATACTGGAGCTGAAGCTTTATGCCTGCCCCAATGCGATGGCCGCCCTTAATATTACGGCGGCGGAACTGGTAGACGAGGTGGACAGGGTAATGGGGCTGACCGCCTTTTTAAAGATAGCCGGCACCAGCACCATCAACTGGTATATTTAA
- a CDS encoding hemerythrin domain-containing protein, with protein sequence MVKLDPIVEFREDHRKVRDSLLDLAGAAEAGELDKARNILGEIDKMVGPHFRYEEEQLYPTLRESSSAIMPIAWLPNTTVLKPISC encoded by the coding sequence ATGGTGAAACTGGACCCGATTGTTGAGTTTCGGGAGGACCACCGAAAGGTGAGAGATAGCCTGCTTGACCTGGCCGGAGCGGCTGAAGCCGGAGAGCTGGATAAAGCTCGGAACATCCTGGGGGAAATAGATAAGATGGTTGGCCCGCACTTCCGTTATGAAGAGGAGCAGCTTTATCCTACCCTGAGAGAGAGTTCCTCGGCGATTATGCCGATAGCCTGGTTGCCGAACACGACAGTGTTGAAGCCCATATCCTGCTGA